In Monodelphis domestica isolate mMonDom1 chromosome 4, mMonDom1.pri, whole genome shotgun sequence, one DNA window encodes the following:
- the LOC100023657 gene encoding olfactory receptor 6T1-like codes for MYSENWTQVTEFVLIGFPGSWGLQLILFLGLLVTYVVTIMGNVLIIVLSWSDHRLQTQMYFFLRNLSLLELAWVSVVVPKMMASLLTRDYSISFAACIMQSYLYFLFGTTDFFLLAVMSLDRYLAICRPLHYETLMNGPICVRLVIASWISGFLWVLSPTILMASLPFCGPNVIDHFFCDSWPLMRLSCANTQLLELVAFILSTTVLLGSLALTSVSYGCIFLTVFRAPTAAERRKAFSTCASHLAVVIIAYGSSIFLYIRISETQSLFLKKGASALACIITPLLNPFIFSLRNDKVKQALRDALRCHRNIGIRRL; via the coding sequence ATGTATTCAGAGAACTGGACCCAAGTAACAGAATTTGTCCTGATTGGTTTCCCTGGTAGCTGGGGCCTTCAGCTCATACTATTCTTGGGACTTCTGGTGACATATGTAGTGACAATCATGGGGAACGTGCTCATCATTGTACTTAGCTGGTCTGACCACCGCCTACAAACCCAGATGTATTTCTTCCTGAGAAATCTGTCCCTCCTAGAGTTGGCATGGGTCTCTGTTGTGGTCCCCAAAATGATGGCCAGCCTCCTCACCAGAGACTATTCTATCTCTTTTGCTGCCTGCATTATGCAGTCctacctttattttctctttggcacCACTGACTTTTTCCTCTTGGCTGTCATGTCCCTGGATCGTTATCTGGCCATCTGTCGTCCATTACACTATGAGACCCTCATGAATGGTCCCATCTGTGTTAGGTTAGTGATAGCCTCCTGGATTTCTGGCTTCCTTTGGGTGCTCTCTCCTACCATTCTGATGGCTAGTCTGCCTTTCTGTGGCCCTAATGTCATTGACCACTTCTTCTGTGATAGTTGGCCACTTATGCGGCTCTCTTGTGCAAATACCCAACTTCTGGAGTTAGTTGCTTTTATACTTTCCACAACTGTTCTTCTGGGCTCCTTGGCACTAACTTCTGTCTCCTATGGCTGCATCTTTCTTACTGTCTTCCGGGCTCCAACAGCTGCAGAAAGGAGGAAAGCATTTTCCACTTGTGCATCACATCTTGCGGTAGTTATCATTGCCTATGGCAGCTCCATCTTCCTCTATATTCGCATATCTGAGACCCAATCTCTGTTCCTTAAGAAAGGGGCCTCAGCCTTGGCATGCATCATCACCCCTCTTCTGAATCCATTCATCTTTAGCCTCCGTAATGATAAAGTGAAGCAGGCCCTACGAGACGCCTTGAGGTGTCACAGGAACATAGGCATCAGAAGGCTATGA